One segment of Erigeron canadensis isolate Cc75 chromosome 2, C_canadensis_v1, whole genome shotgun sequence DNA contains the following:
- the LOC122587721 gene encoding uncharacterized protein LOC122587721 — protein MGSLVKVVASRLPRCVISPRTLAATHHQRCFFSTTNNRHGFKNNLHRVRNVAINRIPSFLYENIFNQFGLLTEMRTYRIGATVIMPLDPLDEDHCLTMVVPMKGVISHENLRVTVDRNKFYIRGVVYDEFKATHHMYQSQFLLTEEDYYLKFKIRSDIQAYFLTHEGEDYLMVKIPKFNAEERLMNQKKHEAGELKKDASVYDIKVNAVI, from the exons ATGGGTTCCTTAGTAAAGGTTGTTGCCTCCAGGCTTCCCCGGTGTGTCATCTCACCACGTACTTTGGCGGCTACTCATCATCAACGCTGTTTCTTTAGCACCACCAACAATCGTCATGGTTTTAAGAATAATCTCCATCGTGTTCGCAACGTTGCCATTAATAGGATTCCTAGCTTCTTATATGAAA ATATATTTAATCAATTCGGGCTACTCACCGAGATGAGGACTTATCGTATTGGTGCAACGGTAATTATGCCATTAGACCCCCTGGACGAGGACCACTGTCTCACCATGGTTGTACCGATGAAGGGAGTCATTTCCCATGAAAACTTGAGGGTGACGGTGGACCGCAACAAATTTTACATAAGAGGGGTAGTGTATGATGAATTCAAAGCAACACATCACATGTATCAAAGCCAATTTCTGTTAACAGAAGAAGATTAttatttgaaattcaaaataagATCAGATATACAGGCATACTTTCTTACTCACGAAGGTGAAGACTACTTGATGGTAAAAATTCCCAAGTTCAACGCAGAAGAAAGGCTGATGAACCAGAAGAAGCATGAAGCAGGAGAGCTTAAAAAAGATGCATCCGTATATGATATCAAGGTCAATGCTGTTATATAG
- the LOC122587720 gene encoding ribonuclease TUDOR 1-like isoform X2 — protein sequence MGLAEEIPPETTIVLAHLLAPRLANREGKDQPFAWKSREFLRKLCIGEVVVFKTVYTIPNTNREFCSVLLDDSTNIAEEVVQGGWAKVKEARGRRVTRMHAELLHLEQIAKINGKGLWDKSPRAIAAAVRNLAPSAVANPWNLKAKDLGADKNKLEAIVEHVRDGSCLYVYLQLPSGAFQFVKVFVAGIQAASMGRRNNNNNDESKSTSSTENEVSPEYGWEAKHYTEIRVLSRVVRIASKGFDKYGCLVGTVYYPAGTEEKNLALELIKNGFAKYVDWSASKMDVEAQKELKAAELEAKNNKLKMWTNYVPPSPRSQKPSPKAVSNNLRATKPKAVSKNFTGQVTEVVSGDCIIVADDSVPFGSPGAERRINLSCIKCPNMANPDEKSEPYAREARELLRRRLIGRQVQVSMEYVPTANGSTDQNGTTETQVFLLSQGKDSEDVSPAAGGQEPGLNVAQLIISRGFGTVVKYRDNNKERSHYYKKLLEEESGAVTRGKGIHSFKIPPVMHVTDLTTASQKAKEYLPTLQRNKRMAAIVEHVLSGYRYKIFVPKDACSIVFSLSGVKCPVRKEPYSDEAMSLMRRKLMQRDVEIEVETVRNGAFVGCLWESNTNAGVTLLEAGLARLQTSFEANKITDGRLLAEAEQLARKQKLKIWSDVNSEADEKDLSANGVTSKAKT from the coding sequence ATGGGACTTGCAGAGGAAATCCCGCCAGAGACGACTATCGTTTTAGCTCATCTTCTCGCGCCACGATTGGCGAATAGAGAAGGCAAGGACCAACCGTTTGCATGGAAGAGCAGAGAATTCTTGCGAAAGTTGTGTATAGGAGAGGTTGTCGTGTTCAAAACCGTATACACTATCCCAAATACCAACAGAGAATTTTGCAGCGTCCTCCTTGATGATTCGACAAATATTGCTGAGGAAGTTGTTCAAGGTGGTTGGGCCAAGGTTAAAGAGGCTAGAGGGCGACGGGTGACTCGTATGCATGCTGAATTGTTACACCTTGAACAAATAGCCAAGATCAACGGCAAGGGCCTATGGGACAAGTCTCCTCGTGCTATTGCAGCTGCCGTTAGGAACCTTGCACCTTCAGCCGTTGCCAATCCATGGAATTTGAAAGCAAAGGACCTCGGTGCAGATAAAAACAAATTGGAAGCAATTGTTGAGCATGTTCGTGACGGGAGCTGTCTTTATGTTTATTTGCAGCTGCCATCAGGAGCCTTTCAGTTTGTTAAAGTGTTTGTTGCTGGAATCCAGGCCGCGTCAATGGGGAGaaggaataataataataatgatgaatCTAAATCTACATCATCAACTGAGAATGAAGTATCCCCTGAGTATGGATGGGAAGCTAAACATTATACCGAGATTCGTGTACTAAGTCGAGTTGTTCGGATTGCCTCTAAGGGTTTTGACAAGTATGGCTGCTTGGTTGGTACCGTGTACTATCCTGCTGGTACAGAAGAGAAAAACCTTGCACTTGAGCTTATTAAAAATGGGTTTGCCAAGTATGTCGACTGGAGTGCAAGTAAGATGGACGTTGAGGCCCAGAAGGAGTTGAAGGCTGCAGAACTTGAAGCAAAGAACAATAAGTTGAAGATGTGGACAAACTATGTTCCACCATCACCTAGGAGTCAAAAGCCAAGTCCGAAGGCAGTTTCAAACAACTTGAGAGCTACGAAGCCAAAGGCAGTCTCAAAGAACTTTACTGGACAGGTAACTGAAGTTGTTAGTGGGGACTGCATCATCGTTGCGGATGATTCTGTACCCTTTGGCAGCCCAGGCGCCGAGAGGAGAATAAACCTGTCTTGCATAAAATGTCCCAATATGGCAAATCCGGATGAAAAGTCTGAACCTTATGCTCGTGAAGCTAGGGAACTTCTGAGAAGAAGGTTAATCGGCCGTCAAGTTCAAGTTTCAATGGAATACGTCCCCACAGCCAATGGATCCACTGATCAAAATGGGACAACAGAAACACAAGTTTTCTTGTTGTCTCAAGGGAAGGACAGTGAAGATGTATCCCCAGCAGCAGGTGGTCAGGAGCCTGGTCTAAATGTTGCTCAACTTATTATTTCTCGTGGTTTTGGCACTGTCGTTAAATATAGAGATAATAACAAGGAAAGATCGCACTATTACAAGAAACTTCTTGAAGAGGAGTCGGGGGCTGTAACTCGCGGGAAGGGTATTCATTCTTTTAAAATTCCTCCGGTTATGCATGTTACAGATCTAACAACGGCATCCCAGAAAGCCAAAGAGTATCTGCCAACTTTGCAACGTAACAAGAGGATGGCTGCTATCGTTGAACATGTACTAAGTGGTTACCGATATAAAATTTTTGTACCAAAGGACGCGTGCAGCATTGTTTTCTCATTATCTGGTGTTAAATGCCCCGTTAGGAAGGAGCCTTATTCTGATGAAGCTATGTCACTAATGAGAAGGAAACTTATGCAAAGGGATGTAGAGATTGAAGTAGAAACGGTTAGAAATGGGGCTTTCGTGGGTTGTTTATGGGAATCAAATACGAATGCCGGTGTCACCCTTTTGGAAGCCGGTCTTGCAAGGCTTCAGacttcctttgaagcaaatAAGATTACAGATGGTCGCCTTCTTGCTGAAGCAGAGCAGCTCGCGAGAAAACAGAAACTCAAGATATGGAGTGATGTAAATTCAGAAGCAGATGAGAAGGATTTGTCTGCAAACGGTGTGACTTCAAAGGCTAAAACCTGA
- the LOC122587720 gene encoding ribonuclease TUDOR 1-like isoform X1 → MAAASSCSGEWFRGRVKAVLSGDTLVVMGLAEEIPPETTIVLAHLLAPRLANREGKDQPFAWKSREFLRKLCIGEVVVFKTVYTIPNTNREFCSVLLDDSTNIAEEVVQGGWAKVKEARGRRVTRMHAELLHLEQIAKINGKGLWDKSPRAIAAAVRNLAPSAVANPWNLKAKDLGADKNKLEAIVEHVRDGSCLYVYLQLPSGAFQFVKVFVAGIQAASMGRRNNNNNDESKSTSSTENEVSPEYGWEAKHYTEIRVLSRVVRIASKGFDKYGCLVGTVYYPAGTEEKNLALELIKNGFAKYVDWSASKMDVEAQKELKAAELEAKNNKLKMWTNYVPPSPRSQKPSPKAVSNNLRATKPKAVSKNFTGQVTEVVSGDCIIVADDSVPFGSPGAERRINLSCIKCPNMANPDEKSEPYAREARELLRRRLIGRQVQVSMEYVPTANGSTDQNGTTETQVFLLSQGKDSEDVSPAAGGQEPGLNVAQLIISRGFGTVVKYRDNNKERSHYYKKLLEEESGAVTRGKGIHSFKIPPVMHVTDLTTASQKAKEYLPTLQRNKRMAAIVEHVLSGYRYKIFVPKDACSIVFSLSGVKCPVRKEPYSDEAMSLMRRKLMQRDVEIEVETVRNGAFVGCLWESNTNAGVTLLEAGLARLQTSFEANKITDGRLLAEAEQLARKQKLKIWSDVNSEADEKDLSANGVTSKAKT, encoded by the coding sequence ATGGCGGCAGCAAGTTCTTGTTCTGGCGAGTGGTTTAGAGGCCGAGTGAAGGCCGTCTTATCCGGTGATACATTGGTGGTTATGGGACTTGCAGAGGAAATCCCGCCAGAGACGACTATCGTTTTAGCTCATCTTCTCGCGCCACGATTGGCGAATAGAGAAGGCAAGGACCAACCGTTTGCATGGAAGAGCAGAGAATTCTTGCGAAAGTTGTGTATAGGAGAGGTTGTCGTGTTCAAAACCGTATACACTATCCCAAATACCAACAGAGAATTTTGCAGCGTCCTCCTTGATGATTCGACAAATATTGCTGAGGAAGTTGTTCAAGGTGGTTGGGCCAAGGTTAAAGAGGCTAGAGGGCGACGGGTGACTCGTATGCATGCTGAATTGTTACACCTTGAACAAATAGCCAAGATCAACGGCAAGGGCCTATGGGACAAGTCTCCTCGTGCTATTGCAGCTGCCGTTAGGAACCTTGCACCTTCAGCCGTTGCCAATCCATGGAATTTGAAAGCAAAGGACCTCGGTGCAGATAAAAACAAATTGGAAGCAATTGTTGAGCATGTTCGTGACGGGAGCTGTCTTTATGTTTATTTGCAGCTGCCATCAGGAGCCTTTCAGTTTGTTAAAGTGTTTGTTGCTGGAATCCAGGCCGCGTCAATGGGGAGaaggaataataataataatgatgaatCTAAATCTACATCATCAACTGAGAATGAAGTATCCCCTGAGTATGGATGGGAAGCTAAACATTATACCGAGATTCGTGTACTAAGTCGAGTTGTTCGGATTGCCTCTAAGGGTTTTGACAAGTATGGCTGCTTGGTTGGTACCGTGTACTATCCTGCTGGTACAGAAGAGAAAAACCTTGCACTTGAGCTTATTAAAAATGGGTTTGCCAAGTATGTCGACTGGAGTGCAAGTAAGATGGACGTTGAGGCCCAGAAGGAGTTGAAGGCTGCAGAACTTGAAGCAAAGAACAATAAGTTGAAGATGTGGACAAACTATGTTCCACCATCACCTAGGAGTCAAAAGCCAAGTCCGAAGGCAGTTTCAAACAACTTGAGAGCTACGAAGCCAAAGGCAGTCTCAAAGAACTTTACTGGACAGGTAACTGAAGTTGTTAGTGGGGACTGCATCATCGTTGCGGATGATTCTGTACCCTTTGGCAGCCCAGGCGCCGAGAGGAGAATAAACCTGTCTTGCATAAAATGTCCCAATATGGCAAATCCGGATGAAAAGTCTGAACCTTATGCTCGTGAAGCTAGGGAACTTCTGAGAAGAAGGTTAATCGGCCGTCAAGTTCAAGTTTCAATGGAATACGTCCCCACAGCCAATGGATCCACTGATCAAAATGGGACAACAGAAACACAAGTTTTCTTGTTGTCTCAAGGGAAGGACAGTGAAGATGTATCCCCAGCAGCAGGTGGTCAGGAGCCTGGTCTAAATGTTGCTCAACTTATTATTTCTCGTGGTTTTGGCACTGTCGTTAAATATAGAGATAATAACAAGGAAAGATCGCACTATTACAAGAAACTTCTTGAAGAGGAGTCGGGGGCTGTAACTCGCGGGAAGGGTATTCATTCTTTTAAAATTCCTCCGGTTATGCATGTTACAGATCTAACAACGGCATCCCAGAAAGCCAAAGAGTATCTGCCAACTTTGCAACGTAACAAGAGGATGGCTGCTATCGTTGAACATGTACTAAGTGGTTACCGATATAAAATTTTTGTACCAAAGGACGCGTGCAGCATTGTTTTCTCATTATCTGGTGTTAAATGCCCCGTTAGGAAGGAGCCTTATTCTGATGAAGCTATGTCACTAATGAGAAGGAAACTTATGCAAAGGGATGTAGAGATTGAAGTAGAAACGGTTAGAAATGGGGCTTTCGTGGGTTGTTTATGGGAATCAAATACGAATGCCGGTGTCACCCTTTTGGAAGCCGGTCTTGCAAGGCTTCAGacttcctttgaagcaaatAAGATTACAGATGGTCGCCTTCTTGCTGAAGCAGAGCAGCTCGCGAGAAAACAGAAACTCAAGATATGGAGTGATGTAAATTCAGAAGCAGATGAGAAGGATTTGTCTGCAAACGGTGTGACTTCAAAGGCTAAAACCTGA
- the LOC122589816 gene encoding elongation of fatty acids protein 3-like, protein MTLNHLIHMLSEHPTVVGFRWSHAQSWGATWVFLFLSISFYFIVSVTLHVILLLLRHRTRPVPLGLIPAFHSFVMCVISAIILVGTLTSAIAEIRDTRWLWGRNKTPLQWLLCFPLGTRPSGRVFFWSYAFYLSRYLHVIRTFFTILRRRRLSLIQLVTNSVPIVMSFIWLEFSQSFQVLEIVFTTFTYTVVYGYRFWVELGLPTASYPIVANIQIVLLGLNLICHCGVLFLQVWGGGCNGIGAWVFNSILNGAFLFMFLNSFVKMRWLHRKAMESTTTNGKIE, encoded by the coding sequence ATGACCTTAAACCATCTTATTCACATGTTATCAGAGCACCCAACGGTCGTCGGGTTCCGTTGGAGCCATGCCCAATCATGGGGCGCGACATGGGTGTTTCTTTTCTTGTCAATATCTTTCTACTTTATCGTCTCGGTCACCCTCCATGTCATCCTTCTTCTCTTGCGCCATCGAACACGCCCTGTCCCACTTGGCCTTATCCCCGCCTTTCATAGCTTTGTTATGTGTGTAATATCGGCCATCATACTGGTTGGAACCCTGACCTCTGCTATTGCAGAGATCAGGGACACCAGGTGGTTATGGGGCCGTAATAAAACCCCTCTTCAATGGCTCCTCTGTTTCCCTCTAGGGACGCGCCCATCAGGGCGTGTGTTCTTTTGGTCTTACGCTTTTTATCTATCACGTTACTTGCACGTGATTAGGACCTTTTTTACAATTTTGAGACGTCGTAGACTTTCTTTAATTCAACTTGTTACCAATTCCGTTCCAATAGTGATGTCTTTTATATGGTTAGAATTCTCACAATCATTTCAAGTACTTGAAATCGTGTTTACCACATTTACTTACACCGTCGTGTATGGATATCGGTTTTGGGTGGAATTAGGATTGCCAACGGCTTCGTATCCAATAGTGGCTAACATTCAAATAGTCTTGTTGGGGTTAAATTTGATATGTCATTGTGGGGTGTTGTTTTTGCAAGTATGGGGAGGAGGGTGCAATGGAATTGGGGCATGGGTTTTCAATTCCATCCTCAATGGTGCATTCCTATTCATGTTCTTGAATTCATTCGTTAAAATGCGATGGCTTCATCGAAAAGCAATGGAATCAACGACTACAAATGGTAAAATTGAATAA
- the LOC122588247 gene encoding uncharacterized protein LOC122588247, which produces MNNQFHSSLSTYTRPDLFPTRDDDEELFGIMVECVDLLEQGESSRPYIPRSVVERDRYGADERLMTAYFNENPKYSLKSFRRRFSMSRPMFLRIVNDIISYLSRNPGPVPLHFKRMQDRQLDARGKPGFNTIQKCVCAIRQLTYGYNPDSLDEYLQMGEETSRCYLDYYCMLGSIDCMHWPWKNCPKAWQGQFMRGDHGHPTIMLEAVASYDRWIWHAFFGTASSNNDINVLNQSPLFREIIEDRAPDSSFTVNGTHYKKGYYLADDIYPEWSTFVKAYSCPQDEKRKKFKKFQESARKDVERAFGGL; this is translated from the exons ATGAACAACCAATTTCATTCAAGTTTATCAACGTACACGAGACCCGATTTGTTTCCTACTAGGGACGATGATGAAGAGCTTTTTGGTATCATGGTCGAATGTGTTGATTTgcttgaacaaggtgaatcatCAAGACCATACATACCCCGTAGCGTCGTCGAAAGAGATCGATATGGTGCTGACGAGCGCCTAATGACAGCTTACTTTAACGAAAACCCAAAGTATTCGTTGAAGAGCTTTAGGCGACGATTCAGTATGTCTAGACCTATGTTCTTGCGCATCGTGAACGACATAATATCATACCTATCTCGCAATCCAGGTCCTGTGCCTTTGCATTTTAAAAGAATGCAAGACAGGCAACTTGATGCCCGAGGAAAGCCTGGTTTCAACACCATCCAAAAGTGTGTATGCGCCATACGTCAATTGACGTATGGCTACAATCCCGACTCGCTTGACGAGTATCTACAGATGGGTGAAGAAACATCAAGGTGTTATCTAGACTATTATT GCATGCTTGGAAGCATTGATTGCATGCACTGGCCTTGGAAGAACTGCCCCAAGGCATGGCAAGGTCAGTTTATGCGTGGTGATCACGGTCATCCAACCATCATGCTTGAAGCAGTAGCTTCATACGATAGGTGGATCTGGCATGCTTTTTTCGGCACAGCTAGTTCGAACAATGATATAAATGTTCTGAACCAGTCGCCTTTATTTAGGGAAATCATTGAAGATCGTGCACCTGATAGCTCGTTCACTGTTAATGGCACccactacaaaaagggttattATCTTGCAGACGACATTTATCCCGAATGGTCGACTTTTGTAAAGGCGTATTCATGCCCTCAAGATGAGAAGcgaaagaaatttaaaaagtttcaagaaaGTGCCCGAAAGGATGTCGAGCGTGCCTTTGGAGGGCTTTAA